A window from Dehalococcoidia bacterium encodes these proteins:
- a CDS encoding Gfo/Idh/MocA family oxidoreductase, whose translation MKRQELRIGVIGLGRAGSGMLTALAQHPNVQVTAAADLYPQHLEKFKSEFGGEAYKNAADLCSSNSVDAVYIATPHALHVEHFLMAAEAGKHAIVEKPMALSMDDCDAMIAASERLGVHLIVGHTASFNPVVQKMRKLVVEKEFGELAFMSATAYTDFLYRPRRPEELVSKLGGGIMYNQIPHQVDAIRFIAGGLARSVKASMYDLDPLRHTEGSCNAFLEFHNGVSATLTYSGYDHFESSELSNNQGPKKSTQYGSTKRILSSAVDAEGEVAMRVDTGFGGINSVFSSAKPQTSGSLLQGELGSFIVTCNNGDLRMLPDGVGVYSDDGFQLVSPEPWVGLQGRGAVIEELYHAIFSKKKVIHDGRWAKATMEVCLAMIESAGSRKEVMLNHQVPTLDFDS comes from the coding sequence ATGAAAAGGCAAGAGTTACGCATTGGTGTTATTGGGTTAGGACGCGCGGGATCGGGGATGTTAACAGCCTTGGCTCAGCACCCTAATGTCCAAGTCACTGCTGCTGCTGATTTATACCCTCAGCATTTGGAAAAATTCAAATCTGAATTCGGGGGTGAAGCCTACAAAAATGCAGCAGATTTATGCAGCAGTAATTCGGTCGATGCAGTTTATATTGCAACGCCACATGCGCTACATGTCGAGCATTTTTTAATGGCTGCCGAAGCCGGAAAACATGCAATTGTAGAAAAACCGATGGCACTTTCGATGGACGACTGTGATGCCATGATAGCCGCTTCGGAACGCTTGGGAGTTCATTTAATTGTGGGTCATACCGCGAGCTTCAATCCAGTAGTACAAAAAATGAGAAAGCTTGTTGTTGAGAAAGAATTTGGGGAACTCGCATTTATGAGTGCTACCGCATATACCGATTTTCTGTACCGCCCGCGAAGACCCGAGGAACTTGTCAGTAAGCTTGGTGGAGGCATCATGTACAACCAGATACCTCATCAAGTGGATGCTATTCGTTTCATAGCGGGAGGATTGGCACGAAGTGTGAAAGCATCAATGTATGACTTGGATCCACTTCGACATACAGAAGGAAGTTGTAATGCCTTTTTGGAGTTTCATAACGGGGTATCGGCAACACTAACCTATAGTGGCTATGATCATTTTGAATCGTCTGAATTATCCAACAATCAAGGCCCCAAAAAATCTACCCAATACGGTTCTACTAAGCGAATTCTATCCTCCGCAGTCGATGCTGAAGGCGAAGTGGCGATGCGCGTAGATACAGGATTTGGTGGGATTAACTCTGTTTTCAGCTCTGCTAAACCCCAAACATCTGGATCTCTATTGCAAGGAGAATTGGGTTCTTTCATTGTCACTTGTAATAATGGTGATCTTCGTATGCTACCTGATGGCGTAGGTGTTTATTCGGATGATGGATTTCAGTTAGTTAGCCCAGAACCTTGGGTAGGGTTACAAGGAAGAGGCGCGGTTATTGAAGAGCTTTACCACGCAATTTTTTCCAAGAAGAAAGTGATACATGATGGTCGATGGGCAAAAGCTACAATGGAAGTGTGCCTTGCAATGATTGAGTCTGCGGGGTCAAGAAAAGAAGTTATGCTTAATCACCAGGTTCCTACTCTAGATTTTGACAGTTAG
- a CDS encoding Rieske 2Fe-2S domain-containing protein has translation MLRQSDNELLTRVGPGTPMGELMRRYWIPGILSFEVVADGKPHRTRLLGEDLLVMRFSSGQTAAMVPSCPHRGASLFFGRNEQEGIRCVYHGWKFDEEGHCIDMPSEPPESNFKSKVSIKTYATRERNGVIWVYMGPKQDTPPDLPELQWNLVPEAHCYLTKRVAQNNYMQAMEGEIDSSHSGFLHSRFVDPFSGTERTGGTYQQGLVYKMNDRHPRFQVLDTDYGVLIGAQRNAEKDSYYWRITQFLYPFHTIIPPYGDNPAFSGHAWIPMDDEHTIALCFTYHPTEELSPTMIRGLQNGPREGQEGLHPTVHAFLPPSSKPEANWWPKHHIDNDFNIDWDIQKEIQYTGLPGTWVQDSGMQETMGTIVNRGNEHLGISDSAIIRTRKALIRAAKLLNEHGIEPISVQNPTGYNVRSAAVVLARSENWVEGSEYFRHASSSVNYSAV, from the coding sequence ATGTTGAGGCAATCTGATAATGAATTATTGACACGAGTAGGGCCAGGTACTCCCATGGGGGAACTCATGCGAAGATATTGGATTCCTGGCATCTTGTCATTTGAAGTAGTTGCTGATGGTAAGCCCCATCGTACTAGGCTACTGGGCGAAGACCTCTTGGTAATGCGTTTTAGTTCAGGGCAAACAGCAGCTATGGTCCCTTCGTGCCCTCACCGAGGAGCATCTTTATTTTTTGGTAGAAATGAACAAGAAGGCATTAGGTGTGTTTACCACGGTTGGAAGTTTGATGAAGAAGGGCATTGCATAGACATGCCGTCAGAACCACCTGAATCGAATTTCAAGAGCAAGGTAAGTATCAAAACATATGCGACTAGGGAAAGGAACGGGGTTATCTGGGTATACATGGGCCCTAAACAAGACACCCCACCAGATTTACCGGAGCTCCAGTGGAACTTGGTGCCTGAAGCACATTGCTATCTCACAAAGCGAGTAGCTCAAAATAATTATATGCAGGCAATGGAAGGCGAAATTGATTCCTCGCATTCAGGGTTTTTACATTCAAGATTCGTCGATCCTTTTTCCGGGACGGAGCGTACCGGTGGTACTTATCAACAAGGTCTAGTTTACAAAATGAATGACCGACATCCACGCTTCCAAGTACTAGATACTGATTATGGAGTGTTAATTGGTGCACAACGTAACGCTGAAAAAGACTCTTACTACTGGCGTATCACACAATTCTTATATCCATTCCACACTATTATCCCTCCTTATGGCGATAACCCTGCGTTCAGTGGGCATGCATGGATCCCAATGGATGACGAGCATACGATTGCACTTTGCTTTACTTATCATCCAACTGAAGAATTAAGCCCCACTATGATAAGAGGCCTGCAGAACGGGCCAAGGGAAGGTCAAGAAGGATTACATCCTACGGTACATGCATTTCTTCCACCTTCTAGCAAGCCTGAGGCGAATTGGTGGCCGAAGCATCATATCGACAACGATTTCAATATTGACTGGGATATACAAAAGGAAATTCAATATACGGGACTTCCAGGCACCTGGGTACAGGATTCAGGTATGCAAGAAACCATGGGGACTATAGTCAATCGCGGAAATGAGCATCTTGGCATCAGTGATAGTGCCATTATCAGAACTCGAAAGGCACTCATACGCGCAGCAAAGCTACTGAATGAGCACGGAATAGAACCCATCTCTGTACAGAATCCAACTGGGTACAATGTGCGCTCAGCTGCAGTCGTTCTAGCCCGAAGCGAAAACTGGGTTGAGGGATCAGAATATTTTAGGCATGCTTCTAGTAGCGTGAATTACTCAGCGGTGTAG